The following are from one region of the Elusimicrobiota bacterium genome:
- the pyrF gene encoding orotidine-5'-phosphate decarboxylase has translation MTNTHPPTELIVALDLDSVSAAEQLIDKLHGKVRYYKVGLRMFLAHGRRVIDLVRKRDGEVFLDLKLHDIPQTVAHAVQEAQAFGVFSLSLHMLGGADMLKAAAETHPRPRLWGVTVLTSMNDADVKALHPNAAVHPLARRLAEHGRRHVDGIICSGHEVAALREDLGAETTFITPGIRLPGGDAHDQKRHITPAEASALGIRYIVVGRPIALAEDPSRTAQTILEQLAVRA, from the coding sequence ATGACGAACACGCATCCCCCCACCGAACTCATCGTCGCCCTCGACCTCGACAGCGTTTCCGCCGCGGAGCAGCTCATCGACAAGCTCCACGGCAAGGTCCGCTACTACAAGGTCGGCCTGCGCATGTTCCTCGCGCACGGCCGGCGCGTCATCGACCTCGTGCGCAAGCGCGACGGCGAGGTCTTCCTCGACCTCAAGCTCCACGACATCCCGCAGACCGTCGCCCACGCGGTCCAGGAGGCGCAGGCGTTCGGGGTCTTCTCGCTGAGCCTCCACATGCTCGGCGGCGCCGACATGCTCAAGGCCGCGGCCGAGACCCATCCGCGCCCCCGCCTCTGGGGCGTCACGGTGCTGACCAGCATGAACGACGCCGACGTGAAGGCCCTGCACCCCAACGCGGCGGTGCACCCGCTCGCCCGCCGCCTCGCCGAGCACGGCCGCCGCCACGTCGACGGCATCATCTGCTCCGGCCACGAGGTCGCCGCCCTGCGCGAGGACCTCGGCGCGGAGACGACCTTCATCACGCCGGGCATCCGCCTGCCGGGCGGGGACGCGCACGACCAGAAGCGCCACATCACCCCGGCCGAAGCCTCCGCGCTCGGCATCCGCTACATCGTGGTCGGACGCCCCATCGCGCTCGCCGAGGATCCCTCGCGCACGGCGCAGACCATCCTCGAGCAGCTCGCGGTGCGCGCATGA
- a CDS encoding quinone-dependent dihydroorotate dehydrogenase yields the protein MNLYERWLRPCFFRLEPETAHELSLDLLRLGSLPPFPALLERFFRLEHPALETTVAGLRFPNPVGLAAGYDKDAVGGPALAALGFGFLEFGTLTARPQPGNPRPRLFRFPEREAVVNRMGFNNEGAEAAAARLARFRARPEGRRVPVGANIGINKDVPAERAHEEYARAFSLLAPHADYFTLNVSSPNTEGLRRLQERLRLERILTALKSVNPQGKPVFVKLAPDLEPGELEELLPLLVGESAGVVCTNTTLSREGLPEGLASTRGGLSGAPLRERATAMIREVRRRTGGRLPIIGSGGILEPEDAWQKLRAGASLVQVYTGLVFRGPDLAREIKRGLLRLMREQGLERVRDAVGRSHPMAETPR from the coding sequence ATGAACCTCTACGAGCGCTGGCTGCGTCCCTGCTTCTTCCGCCTCGAGCCGGAGACCGCCCACGAGCTCTCCCTCGACCTCCTGCGCCTCGGCAGCCTGCCGCCCTTCCCCGCGCTCCTCGAGCGCTTCTTCCGTCTCGAGCACCCGGCGCTGGAGACGACGGTGGCGGGGCTGCGCTTCCCCAACCCGGTCGGCCTCGCGGCCGGCTACGACAAGGACGCGGTCGGGGGCCCCGCGCTGGCCGCGCTCGGCTTCGGCTTCCTGGAGTTCGGCACCTTGACCGCGCGCCCCCAGCCCGGGAACCCCCGCCCGCGCCTCTTCCGCTTCCCGGAACGCGAGGCCGTGGTCAACCGCATGGGCTTCAACAACGAGGGCGCCGAGGCCGCCGCCGCCCGCCTGGCCCGCTTCCGCGCCCGACCCGAAGGCCGCCGCGTCCCCGTCGGAGCGAACATCGGCATCAACAAGGACGTCCCGGCCGAGCGCGCCCACGAGGAGTACGCGCGCGCCTTCTCCCTGCTCGCGCCCCACGCCGACTATTTCACCTTGAACGTCTCCTCGCCGAACACCGAGGGCCTGCGCCGCCTGCAGGAGCGCCTGCGCCTGGAGCGCATCCTCACCGCTCTGAAGTCCGTCAACCCGCAGGGCAAGCCCGTGTTCGTGAAGCTCGCTCCCGACCTCGAGCCCGGCGAGCTCGAGGAACTCCTCCCCCTCCTCGTCGGGGAGTCCGCGGGCGTCGTCTGCACCAACACGACGCTCTCCCGCGAAGGCCTTCCCGAGGGCCTCGCTTCGACGCGCGGAGGCCTGAGCGGCGCCCCGCTGCGCGAGCGCGCGACCGCGATGATCCGCGAGGTCCGACGACGCACCGGCGGCCGCCTCCCGATCATCGGCAGCGGGGGCATCCTCGAGCCCGAGGACGCGTGGCAGAAGCTCCGCGCGGGAGCCTCCCTCGTCCAGGTCTACACCGGTCTCGTCTTCCGCGGTCCGGACCTGGCGCGCGAGATCAAGCGCGGTCTGCTGCGCCTCATGCGCGAGCAGGGTCTCGAGCGCGTCCGCGACGCCGTCGGCCGTTCCCATCCCATGGCGGAGACACCCCGATGA
- the pyrE gene encoding orotate phosphoribosyltransferase produces the protein MSLLPLFRRSGALLEGHFRLSSGLHAERYFQCALVLSDPRAAARLGRALAAEVRLAGWKPDLVVSPALGGVVIGHEAARALGTRAYFTERGPDGLLALRRGFRLERGERVLVVEDVVTTGKSTSEVAALVRAHGARPVGAAAIVLRGERAPRLGMPLRALAHLPAAGWAPATCPLCARGLPLVKPGSRPESPSQEKKACRR, from the coding sequence ATGAGCCTCCTTCCTCTCTTCCGGCGCAGCGGCGCCCTGCTCGAGGGGCACTTCCGGCTCTCCTCCGGCCTGCACGCGGAGCGCTACTTCCAGTGCGCGCTCGTCCTCTCCGACCCGCGCGCCGCCGCGCGCCTGGGCCGGGCCCTCGCCGCCGAGGTCCGCCTCGCCGGGTGGAAGCCCGACCTCGTCGTCTCCCCGGCGCTCGGCGGGGTGGTCATCGGGCACGAGGCCGCCCGCGCGCTCGGGACCCGCGCCTACTTCACGGAGCGCGGCCCGGACGGCCTCCTCGCGCTGCGCCGCGGCTTCAGGCTCGAGCGCGGCGAACGCGTCCTCGTCGTCGAGGACGTCGTCACCACCGGAAAGTCCACCTCCGAGGTGGCCGCGCTCGTGCGCGCGCACGGCGCCCGCCCCGTCGGGGCGGCCGCCATCGTCCTGCGCGGGGAGCGCGCCCCGCGCCTCGGGATGCCCCTGCGCGCGCTCGCGCATCTCCCCGCCGCCGGCTGGGCCCCCGCGACCTGCCCGCTCTGCGCGCGCGGACTCCCTCTCGTCAAGCCGGGCAGCCGCCCGGAATCCCCCTCCCAGGAGAAGAAAGCATGCCGACGCTGA